Proteins co-encoded in one Arachis stenosperma cultivar V10309 chromosome 7, arast.V10309.gnm1.PFL2, whole genome shotgun sequence genomic window:
- the LOC130941856 gene encoding alpha-soluble NSF attachment protein 2-like, with amino-acid sequence MGDNLEKGQDYEQKAEKKLGGWGLFGSKFDDAADLFERAANCYKLAKSWDKAGATYVKLANCHIKLDSKHEAAGAYVDAAHSYKKVNISEAVSCLDQAVNLFCEIGRITMAAKYLKEIAELYESEQNIEQAIAYYEKSADFYENEEGTTSANQCKAKVAQFASQLEQYQKAIEIYEDIARQSLNNNLLKYGARGHLLNAGICQLCKGDVVAITNALERYQEMDPTFGGTREYRLLANIASAMDEEDVTKFTEVIKEFDSMSPLDSLKTTLLLRVKEKLKAKELEEDDLT; translated from the exons ATGGGGGATAATTTGGAAAAAGGGCAGGATTACGAGCAGAAAGCAGAGAAGAAGCTCGGTGGTTGGGGATTGTTTGGTTCCAAATTCGACGATGCTGCAGACCTATTTGAAAGAGCCGCTAATTGCTACAAGCTCGCAAAATCTT GGGACAAAGCAGGAGCCACTTATGTCAAGTTGGCAAATTGCCATATCAAG TTGGATAGCAAACATGAAGCTGCTGGTGCCTATGTTGATGCAGCACATAGTTACAAAAAAGTTAATATAAGTG AGGCTGTATCTTGCTTAGACCAAGCTGTAAATCTTTTCTGTGAAATTGGAAGAATCACTATGGCAGCTAAATATTTGAAG GAAATTGCGGAGTTGTATGAATCTGAACAGAACATTGAGCAGGCCATTGCTTACTATGAAAAGTCTGCTGACTTTTatgaaaatgaagaagggaCAACTTCTGCAAACCAGTGCAAGGCAAAAGTTGCTCAATTTGCTTCTCAACTAGAACA ATACCAGAAGGCAATTGAGATTTACGAAGACATAGCACGCCAATCTCTCAACAATAATTTGCTGAAATATGGAGCTAGAGGGCATCTTCTTAATGCCGGCATTTGCCAACTTTGCAAGGGAGATGTTGTTGCTATCACCAATGCGTTGGAGCGATATCAG GAGATGGATCCAACATTTGGAGGCACACGTGAATATAGACTATTGGCG AATATTGCTTCCGCGATGGATGAAGAAGATGTCACAAAATTTACCGAAGTTATCAAGGAATTCGATAGCATGAGCCCTCTG GATTCATTGAAGACAACGCTTCTTTTGAGGGTGAAGGAAAAGCTGAAAGCCAAAGAACTTGAGGAGGATGATCTTACTTAA
- the LOC130941330 gene encoding uncharacterized protein LOC130941330 yields MVVDNCKDEIEESNGSNKEMEFVSIDFSTSRRTLLSSENPQKKFQGTLSSIPNRLNLFKIGSASAKFKRLATSKDQISQAVPSPHGLRGRFSGMLSKKLDWGSLKKMCIEWFRDPMNIALFVWIFCVAVSGAILFLVMTGMLNAVLPKKSQRNAWFEVNNQILNALFTLMCLYQHPQRVYHLVLLCRWSPKDISKLRKLYCKNGTYKPHEWAHMMVVVILLQLNCFSQYALCGLNLGYKRSERPAIGVGICMSFSIGAAATAGLYTILSPLGRDYDSPTDEEAQVRISPAQKPQVKTFEKKYSFATHDRQRVIETRPQWSGGILDLWDDISQAYLSLFCTFCVFGWNMERLGFGNMFVHIATFMLFCMAPFWIFILAAVNIGDDTVRQALVATGILLCFLGLLYGGFWRIQMRKRFNLPAYDFCFGKASASDCVLWLCCCWCSLAQEVRTGNTYDVVEEKFSLKETDIGEQPPISPLPREDVASPNSGTSSPLGTNSSPSMIRPPSPLSSSSVFKEYHSPNRPLSTVKEENHERREEGMMSPPIPPLLHRESP; encoded by the coding sequence ATGGTTGTTGACAATTGTAAAGATGAAATTGAGGAATCTAATGGAAGTAATAAGGAAATGGAGTTCGTTTCGATAGATTTTTCAACTTCAAGAAGAACGTTGCTGAGCAGCGAAAATCCCCAGAAGAAATTCCAGGGCACCTTGAGTTCCATTCCCAATAGGCTCAATCTCTTCAAAATTGGTTCTGCATCTGCGAAATTCAAGCGGCTTGCAACCTCGAAAGACCAGATTTCACAGGCTGTGCCTTCCCCTCATGGCTTGAGAGGAAGGTTCAGCGGAATGCTCTCTAAGAAACTAGATTGGGGTTCACTCAAGAAGATGTGCATAGAATGGTTTAGGGACCCAATGAACATTGCCCTTTTTGTGTGGATCTTCTGCGTCGCTGTTTCGGGTGCAATTCTATTCCTTGTGATGACTGGAATGTTAAATGCTGTGCTGCCGAAGAAGTCCCAGAGGAATGCATGGTTTGAAGTGAACAATCAAATACTCAATGCACTGTTTACACTTATGTGTTTATATCAGCACCCACAAAGAGTCTACCACCTTGTTCTTCTGTGCCGATGGAGTCCGAAAGATATCTCAAAACTTAGAAAATTGTATTGCAAGAATGGAACATATAAGCCTCATGAGTGGGCACACatgatggtggtggtgattcTCCTTCAGTTAAACTGTTTTTCTCAATATGCACTTTGCGGTCTAAATTTGGGGTACAAAAGATCTGAGCGCCCAGCCATAGGAGTCGGAATATGTATGTCTTTTTCGATTGGTGCAGCTGCGACTGCTGGTCTATATACCATTCTTAGCCCTCTTGGTAGAGATTATGATTCTCCAACAGACGAAGAAGCGCAGGTTCGAATATCTCCTGCTCAAAAGCCACAGGTGAAAACATTTGAGAAGAAATATTCATTTGCAACCCATGATCGTCAAAGGGTAATTGAAACTAGACCTCAGTGGAGTGGAGGAATACTTGACCTTTGGGATGATATTTCTCAGGCTTATCTAtcacttttctgcactttttgTGTCTTCGGGTGGAATATGGAGAGACTAGGCTTTGGAAATATGTTTGTTCATATTGCCACTTTTATGCTGTTTTGTATGGCTCCTTTCTGGATTTTTATATTGGCTGCTGTTAATATTGGGGATGATACTGTTAGGCAGGCTCTAGTAGCTACTGGGATTCTTTTGTGCTTTCTTGGTTTACTTTATGGTGGattttggaggatccaaatgaGGAAAAGGTTCAATTTGCCTGCTTATGACTTCTGCTTTGGTAAGGCTTCGGCTTCTGATTGCGTACTTTGGCTATGCTGTTGCTGGTGCTCTCTTGCTCAAGAAGTTAGGACTGGGAATACCTATGATGTTGTGGAGGAAAAATTCTCCTTGAAAGAAACTGATATTGGTGAACAACCACCGATTTCTCCTTTGCCGCGCGAAGATGTTGCATCTCCCAACTCCGGCACAAGTTCTCCTCTGGGTACCAACTCTTCCCCTTCTATGATCAGACCACCTAGCCCTCTAAGTTCAAGCAGTGTGTTCAAGGAATATCATAGTCCAAACAGGCCACTATCTACTGTAAAAGAAGAGAATCACGAAAGACGGGAAGAGGGAATGATGAGCCCGCCAATACCACCACTATTACACAGAGAATCTCCCTAA
- the LOC130941018 gene encoding uncharacterized protein LOC130941018: protein MGKSILSAVRFHELCRIVSSSANGNAKRTATAQKQQPQRMQTKTVAVPSLKHGKMGTSEEQCRMPLSRVVADCTNRWFHDTLKEAKAGDTSMQLLVAQMYFSGYGVPKDPQKGNVWIDKAARSRNSVWKACDKHIGYRTSDSDSYGLENDAK from the exons ATGGGAAAATCAATTCTCTCTGCGGTTAGGTTCCACGAGTTGTGTCGCATCGTTTCATCATCTGCGAATGGGAATGCGAAGAGGACGGCGACAGCACAGAAGCAACAACCACAAAGGATGCAAACAAAGACGGTTGCTGTCCCTTCTCTAAAACATGGTAAGATGGGAACATCGGAGGAACAATGTCGGATGCCACTGTCCCGTGTGGTCGCAGATTGTACCAATCGGTGGTTCCATGATACCCTTAAGGAGGCAAAGGCTGGTGACACCTCTATGCAGCTCCTTGTTGCTCAGATGTATTTCAGTGGATATGGGGTCCCCAAGGATCCTCAAAAG GGAAATGTTTGGATCGATAAAGCAGCTAGAAGTCGGAATTCAGTTTGGAAAGCATGTGATAAGCATATAG GTTACAGAACTAGTGATTCAGATTCATATGGACTGGAGAACGATGCTAAGTAA
- the LOC130941017 gene encoding staphylococcal-like nuclease CAN2 — translation MGNALRFLCGKCFEPSAADSGSLGPHGVSSATVGVSALAHDLFQFDITSQVPEGLSNHVVSSKKAQANWYRKLVDAWRESKPPPKTPEEAARLVIQTLKRHQKADVEGLLAFYGLPLPHTLVEVAAQPPTSLPDGVKFEFHTLPVDAKAVADGDTVTVYVSTTDPRESAYVPGNVHAAAVQRSAARARRNYEQADALHQQIIDSGYRVIVHQNEEVLAKKYRIRLRGIDAPESAMPYGKEAKNELTKIVQGKSLRVLVYGEDRYGRCVGDLYCNGIFVQEMMLKKGLAWHYSAYDKRPELETWEKQARAKRVGLWASKNPEKPWEWRKDKREAR, via the exons ATGGGAAATGCATTGAGGTTCCTGTGTGGGAAGTGCTTCGAGCCCTCAGCAGCTGATTCTGGATCACTTGGGCCACACGGTGTCTCCTCCGCTACCGTCGGCGTTTCGGCACTTGCGCATGATCTCTTTCAATTTGACATCACCTCTCAG GTCCCGGAAGGGCTGAGCAATCATGTTGTATCTTCTAAGAAGGCTCAGGCTAACTG GTATAGAAAGTTAGTAGATGCTTGGAGAGAATCAAAACCCCCTCCAAAGACACCTGAAGAAGCAGCTAGGCTTGTGATTCAGACCTTGAAGAGACACCAAAAAGCAGATGTTGAG GGATTACTGGCTTTCTATGGTCTTCCACTACCTCATACCCTTGTTGAAGTAGCTGCTCAACCCCCTACATCCTTGCCAGATGGagtgaaatttgaatttcacaCCTTGCCA GTTGATGCAAAAGCAGTGGCAGATGGTGATACTGTAACAGTGTATGTTAGCACAACAGACCCCAGGGAATCAGCATATGTCCCCGGCAACGTGCACGCAGCAGCGGTGCAAAGATCAGCAGCGCGTGCTCGGAGGAACTATGAACAAGCGGATGCACTTCACCAACAGATTATCGACTCAGGATATCG GGTGATTGTTCATCAAAATGAGGAAGTCCTTGCTAAGAAGTACCGGATTCGACTAAG GGGAATTGATGCTCCTGAAAGTGCAATGCCATatggaaaagaagctaaaaatgAACTAACAAAGATTGTTCAAGGTAAGTCTTTGAGGGTCCTTGTATATGGAGAAGATCGCTATGGTCGTTGTGTCGGTGATCTCTACTGCAATGGCATTTTTGTACAG GAAATGATGCTGAAGAAGGGTTTGGCATGGCACTACTCAGCCTATGACAAAAGACCAGAACTAGAAACA TGGGAAAAACAAGCAAGAGCAAAGCGAGTTGGATTATGGGCCTCAAAGAATCCAGAGAAGCCATGGGAATGGAGAAAGGACAAGAGAGAAGCTAGATAA
- the LOC130941019 gene encoding heavy metal-associated isoprenylated plant protein 33 yields MTNLVEVKVGLHCDECIKKILKAIKKIEDIETYNVDKQLNKVIVTGNVTTEEVIRVLQKNGKNATPWEQDLQPQPNC; encoded by the exons ATGACCAAT TTGGTAGAAGTAAAGGTTGGTTTGCACTGTGATGAATGTATCAAGAAAATTCTCAAGGCCATCAAGAAGATTGAAG ATATTGAAACTTATAATGTGGACAAGCAGCTAAACAAGGTCATTGTTACCGGTAATGTGACCACAGAAGAAGTGATTAGAGTTCTTCAAAAGAATGGCAAGAATGCAACACCTTGGGAACAAGATCTTCAACCTCAACCCAATTGCTGA